One Chloroflexota bacterium DNA window includes the following coding sequences:
- a CDS encoding glycosyltransferase family 4 protein, which translates to MLIGIDASRAVSAERTGTENYSLFLIRALLTLDQKNRYRLYFNQPPDSALFPTAENIEAKAMPFPRLWTHVRLSWEMATRAPDVLFIPAHVLPLVHPRRSVVTVHDLGYLYYPQAYTLWARWYLRWSTAYNARAAAHIIADSKATKRDLLHHCQAPPEKITVIYPGYNPDFAPVRDPARLASVRERYGIPSTYVLYVGTLQPRKNLMGLLDAFAVLVKQGKEIHLVIAGKKGWLYEPLFAHVRQLGLEEWIHFTGYVPQEDLPVLLSGARVFVLPSFYEGFGLPILEAMACGTPVVCSNISSLPEVAGDAAILVNPHDTAELAQALGQILDDDDLHHRLAQRGLHQVCQFPWEKCAQQTLQVLEGVGRLP; encoded by the coding sequence ATGTTGATCGGCATTGACGCCAGTCGCGCTGTCTCTGCAGAGAGGACAGGCACCGAGAACTATTCCCTGTTCCTCATCCGTGCCCTGCTCACGCTGGATCAGAAGAACCGCTATCGCCTATACTTCAACCAACCACCTGACTCTGCGCTTTTCCCAACCGCGGAGAACATAGAGGCCAAGGCGATGCCCTTCCCCAGGTTGTGGACGCATGTTCGGCTTTCCTGGGAAATGGCAACGCGCGCACCGGATGTGCTCTTCATCCCAGCGCATGTGCTTCCGCTGGTGCACCCGCGCCGTAGCGTGGTAACCGTGCACGATCTAGGCTATCTCTACTACCCGCAGGCGTACACACTATGGGCGAGGTGGTACCTGCGGTGGTCCACGGCCTATAATGCCAGGGCTGCAGCGCACATTATCGCAGACTCAAAGGCAACCAAACGAGACCTGCTCCATCATTGTCAAGCCCCGCCTGAGAAGATAACCGTCATTTATCCCGGATACAACCCTGACTTTGCTCCTGTGCGCGATCCCGCCCGACTGGCCTCGGTGCGCGAGCGTTATGGGATCCCCTCTACATACGTCCTATATGTCGGGACATTGCAGCCACGCAAGAATCTGATGGGGTTGCTCGACGCCTTCGCAGTCTTGGTGAAGCAGGGCAAGGAAATCCATCTGGTCATCGCCGGAAAGAAGGGATGGTTATACGAGCCTCTCTTCGCCCACGTTCGGCAGTTAGGGCTGGAAGAATGGATTCACTTTACTGGCTATGTGCCGCAAGAAGACTTGCCGGTCTTGCTCAGCGGGGCGCGTGTGTTCGTCCTGCCAAGCTTCTACGAGGGCTTTGGGTTACCTATCTTGGAAGCAATGGCCTGCGGCACGCCGGTAGTCTGCTCGAACATCTCATCCCTGCCGGAAGTAGCCGGAGATGCGGCCATTCTGGTGAATCCCCACGATACTGCGGAACTTGCACAAGCACTGGGGCAAATCCTGGATGATGATGATCTCCACCATCGGCTAGCCCAGAGAGGGCTACATCAGGTATGTCAATTCCCGTGGGAAAAATGTGCCCAGCAGACGCTGCAAGTTCTGGAAGGCGTTGGGCGATTGCCTTAG
- a CDS encoding DUF2207 domain-containing protein, translated as MARKRWLILLVLLVLFASCPTASHAQDPVTLNKSEYYITVLQDGRLRVKYELTFTEHESGRDRISELPPLESPHTLIEAYGTGPDGRFRVSLLPTGKSDVYSAVFSQSTKRNGQYTITIRYSVDRSVFDSTMIDGEEYRAIGWASGQWQLPIQVLAATFVLPIELPIDITEPEQVTDELVNRAGVKVGNLTAFNRWVYFPTPDTSSGKNWLSIYVEQRNVPARGKMQPPFYLRASVIPVTRETEIPLHPTPTAVGWTAAALALIFCVGLGTILAVALVVAFILRRRKKKSVYEPPEIELETFETPGVVPDLNAIEAAFYLGNSARTITLIVLSLANRGVLTIINRNPLQLEVTNPKAQLNAYEQALVDAIQEDGTIDQAKIPAILNAVATTLQPKIWNADPQATKETYEKKIRSAWEEFERAPRPVSSVPDVWRQPHIPWIIISDRYRPSAATEPAGTREPSPLIRAAEEAVTPIESLARDVSRSIETTVSQMAAGLEAGVARLTGREPSTVPGYDACHSACHSACHSACVHDACHSACVHDACHSACHSACVCHSACHSACHSACVGRF; from the coding sequence ATGGCGAGGAAAAGATGGCTTATTTTGTTGGTGCTGCTGGTCCTGTTCGCATCATGTCCCACAGCAAGCCATGCTCAGGACCCAGTTACTCTGAACAAATCGGAGTACTACATTACGGTCCTACAGGACGGCCGGCTGCGGGTGAAATATGAACTAACCTTTACCGAGCACGAGAGCGGACGCGACCGCATCAGCGAACTTCCCCCACTGGAATCGCCACACACCCTGATTGAAGCGTATGGCACGGGGCCAGATGGCCGCTTTCGAGTCTCTTTGCTGCCCACCGGCAAGTCAGATGTCTACTCGGCTGTGTTTTCCCAAAGCACCAAACGCAATGGCCAATACACCATTACCATACGTTACAGCGTGGACCGCTCTGTTTTTGACTCCACGATGATAGATGGTGAAGAGTACCGCGCCATTGGCTGGGCTTCGGGGCAGTGGCAATTGCCTATTCAAGTACTGGCAGCTACCTTTGTCCTCCCCATCGAATTGCCCATAGACATAACAGAACCAGAACAGGTTACGGATGAACTGGTCAATCGCGCTGGCGTGAAGGTGGGCAATCTGACTGCTTTCAACCGCTGGGTATATTTCCCCACGCCTGATACATCCTCTGGCAAGAACTGGCTCTCGATTTACGTAGAGCAGAGAAATGTGCCCGCCCGAGGCAAGATGCAGCCTCCTTTCTATCTGCGTGCCTCTGTTATTCCCGTAACGCGCGAAACAGAGATTCCCCTCCATCCCACACCGACGGCAGTTGGCTGGACAGCCGCCGCGCTGGCTTTGATCTTCTGCGTGGGGCTAGGCACGATCCTTGCCGTGGCGCTAGTTGTTGCCTTCATCCTGCGCCGCCGCAAGAAGAAATCCGTTTACGAACCACCCGAAATCGAGTTAGAGACCTTCGAAACGCCGGGGGTGGTGCCTGATTTGAATGCCATCGAGGCTGCCTTCTACCTGGGCAACTCGGCACGCACGATTACGCTGATTGTGCTCTCCTTGGCCAACCGTGGTGTTTTGACCATCATCAATCGCAACCCTCTTCAGTTGGAGGTCACCAACCCGAAAGCACAATTGAATGCCTATGAACAGGCTTTGGTAGATGCCATTCAGGAAGATGGCACGATTGACCAGGCCAAAATACCTGCAATCCTGAACGCAGTTGCAACCACTTTGCAGCCCAAGATATGGAACGCCGATCCACAAGCCACGAAAGAAACCTATGAAAAGAAAATCCGCTCGGCCTGGGAGGAATTCGAGCGGGCACCACGTCCTGTGTCATCAGTACCGGATGTCTGGCGACAGCCGCATATCCCTTGGATTATCATTAGCGACCGCTACCGTCCCAGTGCGGCTACGGAACCTGCCGGAACCAGAGAGCCATCGCCCTTGATTCGCGCTGCCGAAGAAGCAGTAACACCTATTGAGAGCCTGGCCCGCGATGTGAGCCGCAGCATCGAGACGACCGTCTCTCAAATGGCCGCTGGACTCGAAGCCGGTGTAGCGCGCCTGACGGGCCGCGAGCCATCCACTGTGCCTGGCTATGATGCCTGCCACAGTGCCTGTCACAGTGCTTGCCATAGCGCCTGCGTGCATGATGCCTGTCATAGTGCCTGCGTCCACGACGCCTGTCACAGTGCCTGTCACAGTGCCTGCGTCTGTCATAGCGCCTGTCATAGTGCTTGTCACAGTGCTTGCGTAGGACGCTTCTAG
- a CDS encoding radical SAM protein — MDLQAFANELVTQTRDYIYIRPEDGLFILRPNRIHHLNKTAVALLSRLYRNGEVPDVDTVIREVAAEYGVDEERVRGDLYKLLVSVAALLRDDVCGAPAVREIPFGTRKRELPVLSEIALTYRCQNKCLFCYAESPARGQQVPEMNTAQVKKVIDRIFDEAHCPTVSFTGGEPTLREDLPELIAYAKSKGMRVNLITNGLRCADAEYVNVLKEAGLDSAQVSLEGPRPEIHEAIVRHPGAFARTTRAVHVLRAAGIHTHTNTTICKNNRDHLLELVDYIADELHSDYFSMNVVISTGTALHHHEEDITYTEVGPIIEQVQQRAKEKGVKLVWYSPTPYCLFNPVMHGLGSKSCACVDGLLSVAPDGELLPCSSYERGIGNLLQRPFAELWYNAQARYWRGKHFLPPPCRRCEIRHICCGACPLYWDAHGGFAELTGVSPGATWLDTLIWKVKRRLWGQARGVGL; from the coding sequence TTGGACCTGCAAGCCTTTGCCAATGAATTAGTAACACAGACCAGAGACTATATCTACATCCGCCCTGAGGACGGATTGTTCATTCTGCGTCCAAATCGCATACACCACCTAAACAAGACCGCCGTGGCTCTGCTTTCGCGGCTGTATCGCAACGGCGAAGTGCCGGACGTGGACACAGTGATCAGAGAGGTGGCAGCGGAATACGGGGTGGATGAAGAGCGCGTGCGAGGCGACCTGTACAAGCTGCTTGTAAGCGTCGCGGCTCTACTGCGCGATGACGTCTGCGGTGCGCCAGCAGTCAGGGAAATACCCTTTGGCACACGCAAACGGGAACTACCTGTGCTGTCGGAGATCGCTCTGACCTACCGCTGTCAGAACAAATGCCTTTTCTGCTATGCCGAGTCCCCGGCGCGCGGACAGCAGGTCCCAGAGATGAACACCGCTCAAGTCAAGAAAGTGATTGACCGCATCTTTGACGAAGCACACTGCCCTACCGTCTCCTTCACCGGTGGCGAACCAACGTTGCGCGAAGACCTGCCCGAACTCATCGCCTATGCCAAAAGCAAAGGGATGCGCGTCAACCTGATCACCAACGGACTGCGCTGCGCAGATGCCGAATACGTCAACGTGTTAAAAGAGGCAGGTTTGGATTCAGCCCAGGTGAGTCTGGAGGGCCCTCGGCCGGAAATCCACGAAGCCATTGTGCGTCATCCTGGCGCATTTGCCAGGACCACGCGCGCCGTGCATGTGCTGCGTGCTGCGGGCATTCACACTCACACCAATACGACTATCTGCAAGAACAATCGCGACCACCTCCTCGAGCTCGTTGACTATATTGCAGATGAATTGCATTCCGACTACTTCTCGATGAATGTGGTCATCAGCACCGGTACCGCTTTACACCACCATGAAGAGGACATTACCTATACTGAGGTGGGGCCCATCATCGAACAAGTTCAGCAGCGAGCCAAAGAAAAGGGCGTGAAACTGGTCTGGTATTCACCCACTCCATATTGCCTTTTCAATCCGGTTATGCACGGCTTGGGTTCCAAATCTTGTGCCTGTGTGGACGGGCTTTTATCCGTAGCACCCGACGGGGAACTTTTGCCCTGCTCCAGCTACGAGCGGGGCATAGGCAACCTGTTGCAGCGGCCATTTGCTGAGCTTTGGTACAATGCACAGGCACGTTATTGGCGCGGCAAGCATTTCCTGCCTCCCCCATGCCGTCGCTGCGAAATCAGACATATCTGCTGTGGGGCTTGCCCGCTGTATTGGGATGCTCATGGTGGTTTTGCCGAGCTGACAGGCGTCTCGCCGGGAGCCACCTGGCTCGACACATTGATCTGGAAAGTGAAGCGCCGCTTATGGGGACAGGCACGCGGAGTAGGGCTGTAA
- a CDS encoding TFIIB-type zinc ribbon-containing protein has protein sequence MKRVLAIVAIIVSIPLLVLGVIFLIAAATNPNRFFVAVVFLLFGGALLVWGALTLRRLAEISPEALATGIVDLARRLGGEVTAAQVQAEFRISKDLALNVLEKLRGRGECQRERRADHDVYLFKGVMPAKAIKRCPYCGSEFAVKSALRECPNCGAVLEIVKE, from the coding sequence GTGAAAAGGGTTTTGGCCATTGTGGCAATTATCGTTTCCATCCCGTTGTTGGTATTGGGGGTGATCTTTCTCATCGCGGCGGCAACAAATCCCAACCGCTTCTTCGTTGCAGTCGTTTTCCTGCTGTTTGGCGGCGCGTTGCTCGTTTGGGGAGCTCTCACTCTGCGCCGCCTGGCTGAGATCAGCCCGGAGGCTCTGGCCACGGGCATTGTAGATCTAGCCCGCCGCCTGGGTGGTGAGGTCACAGCCGCACAGGTACAGGCAGAATTCCGCATTTCCAAGGATCTAGCACTCAACGTGCTCGAAAAGTTGCGTGGGCGTGGAGAATGCCAGCGCGAGCGACGTGCTGATCATGACGTCTATCTCTTCAAGGGCGTCATGCCAGCGAAGGCGATCAAACGCTGTCCCTATTGCGGCAGCGAATTCGCGGTAAAGAGTGCCCTGCGCGAGTGTCCAAACTGCGGGGCTGTTTTAGAGATTGTCAAGGAATAG
- a CDS encoding DUF2207 domain-containing protein — MSTQRWFGCFIIFVLLFTVCCTAAAQSKQYYWDFINVDITVLENSDIRVVETQKFVFTSGSFHFAYRDIPMNRLEAVTEVSVSEEGVPYRLGEEAPGTFNTSRQDGDFRITWYYPYTSNATRTFTIAYTVKGGLRFYDGGDQLWWKAIFPDRDFVVRSARITVHLPAGISREELKVASYGAKAEHEILDGSTIVFTAQNIQPGQEVEVRVQFPHGIVQGQPASWQIAEDRLTAYNERYRSLVNLVFAALGLLIPIAGSVGLYLLWHTRGRDVPVGVVADYLAEPPSELPPGLVGVLMDEKVDMKDIVATIVDLARQGVLSITEEEEPGFLGIGKRRDFLFELLREDANLRSYERTLLEELFRGRRRQVRLSELKNKFYSALPEIRSHMYAEVVKERFFHRSPEKTRILYVFLGVVVFTAGILLAIAAGLFLHTYVDTAFCPGVGLLFVGPLLIILGQVMPRKTETGSLAAASWRAFQRYLKDIEKYTDLEQAKEIFDRYLPYAIVFGLEREWVSKFAQVDAPGPTWYHPYRPVIIHRDGRAGQPSSVGHGLPDMGKSGTVPSLQGASDSMMSSLQSMSDGLFSMLNSASSTLASAPRSSGGGGWSGGGGGGGGGGGGGGGGGGGAG; from the coding sequence ATGTCAACACAGAGATGGTTTGGTTGTTTCATTATTTTTGTCCTGCTCTTCACCGTTTGCTGCACCGCTGCGGCACAGAGCAAGCAATACTACTGGGACTTTATCAACGTGGATATCACCGTGCTGGAGAATTCAGACATCCGCGTGGTGGAGACCCAGAAGTTTGTCTTTACGAGCGGGAGCTTTCATTTTGCCTATCGCGATATCCCGATGAACCGCTTAGAAGCGGTAACAGAAGTGAGCGTGAGCGAAGAGGGGGTGCCATATCGCCTCGGCGAAGAGGCGCCAGGTACCTTCAATACCTCTCGACAAGATGGAGATTTTCGCATCACTTGGTATTACCCTTATACCAGCAACGCGACACGTACCTTCACCATCGCTTATACGGTCAAGGGTGGCTTGCGCTTTTATGACGGAGGCGATCAGCTCTGGTGGAAAGCCATTTTCCCTGACAGAGATTTTGTGGTGCGGTCTGCACGGATCACGGTGCATCTGCCGGCGGGCATCTCGCGCGAGGAGCTCAAGGTGGCCTCCTACGGCGCAAAGGCTGAGCACGAGATCCTGGATGGAAGCACGATCGTCTTCACTGCTCAAAACATCCAACCCGGCCAAGAAGTGGAGGTTCGCGTCCAGTTCCCTCACGGCATTGTCCAAGGACAGCCAGCTTCCTGGCAAATCGCGGAAGATCGCTTGACTGCCTACAATGAACGCTATCGCAGCCTTGTGAACCTTGTCTTTGCAGCGTTAGGGCTGTTGATCCCCATCGCTGGTTCTGTCGGACTGTATCTGTTATGGCATACGAGAGGACGCGATGTGCCCGTTGGTGTAGTCGCAGATTACTTGGCGGAACCCCCATCTGAACTGCCACCTGGCTTGGTTGGCGTGCTCATGGATGAAAAAGTGGATATGAAGGACATCGTTGCCACGATAGTGGATCTGGCCCGCCAAGGTGTGCTTAGCATCACGGAAGAGGAAGAGCCTGGCTTCCTGGGGATCGGCAAGCGTCGGGATTTTCTTTTCGAGTTGCTACGGGAGGATGCCAATCTGCGCTCTTATGAGCGCACCCTCCTCGAAGAGCTTTTCCGTGGTCGGAGACGGCAAGTGCGTCTTTCTGAGCTCAAGAACAAGTTCTATTCTGCCCTGCCCGAGATCAGGTCTCACATGTATGCGGAGGTGGTAAAGGAAAGGTTCTTCCATCGCAGTCCAGAGAAAACGCGCATTCTGTACGTGTTCCTGGGCGTGGTAGTGTTTACTGCTGGAATCCTGCTGGCAATCGCTGCGGGCTTGTTCCTGCACACTTATGTAGATACGGCATTCTGCCCCGGGGTTGGCCTCCTGTTTGTAGGCCCGCTTCTCATCATCCTAGGGCAGGTTATGCCACGAAAAACCGAGACGGGGTCGCTCGCTGCCGCCAGTTGGCGCGCCTTTCAGCGCTACCTGAAAGATATCGAAAAGTACACTGACCTCGAACAAGCAAAAGAGATCTTTGACCGGTATCTCCCCTATGCCATTGTCTTCGGCTTGGAACGAGAGTGGGTGAGCAAATTTGCCCAAGTGGATGCACCAGGGCCAACCTGGTACCACCCATACCGCCCTGTTATTATCCACAGAGATGGAAGGGCTGGGCAGCCCTCTAGTGTGGGACATGGGCTACCAGACATGGGCAAAAGTGGAACTGTGCCCTCTCTGCAAGGCGCTAGCGATAGCATGATGTCCTCTTTGCAGAGCATGAGCGATGGCCTCTTCAGCATGTTGAACTCTGCCTCCAGTACATTGGCTAGCGCACCGCGTAGCTCTGGCGGAGGTGGCTGGAGCGGCGGTGGTGGAGGAGGCGGCGGTGGAGGCGGTGGTGGCGGTGGAGGCGGTGGTGGTGCCGGCTAA
- a CDS encoding thioesterase family protein, with amino-acid sequence MFEQVKSGLVGEREMKVEVENTAKHLGSGNVSVLATPEMVRLMEGAAVRAVDHLLPEGYHTVGIRVDVRHLAATPLGMTVRARATLIEVNGRKLTFHVEAFDESEKIGEGIHERMIIDVAKFKQRVETKLGQP; translated from the coding sequence ATGTTTGAGCAAGTGAAATCTGGGCTAGTGGGTGAGCGCGAGATGAAGGTAGAAGTGGAGAACACAGCCAAACACCTAGGCAGCGGCAATGTTTCCGTCCTGGCCACGCCTGAGATGGTGCGCTTGATGGAAGGGGCTGCTGTTCGCGCAGTAGATCACCTTTTGCCAGAGGGATACCACACAGTGGGCATTCGTGTGGATGTGCGTCATCTGGCAGCCACACCTTTAGGCATGACCGTGCGCGCCAGGGCGACCTTAATAGAAGTGAATGGCCGCAAGCTCACGTTTCATGTGGAAGCTTTCGATGAATCCGAGAAAATTGGCGAAGGTATCCACGAACGCATGATTATTGATGTCGCCAAATTCAAGCAGCGAGTAGAGACCAAACTAGGTCAGCCATAG
- a CDS encoding ATP-dependent metallopeptidase FtsH/Yme1/Tma family protein: MVGSSWSKNGFVYLLITLAVIALIYFNFIVPAEELPTVSINKVVSYVKAGVVKKIAISGDDLTIWLSEDQQPTKLRSRKEEGVSLTETLINLGVTPEEFAVVEIVPERPSAWADIVPMLVNFLPVLGLGLILLLMLRQAQSGNNQALSFGKSRARLFTGDKPTVTFQDVAGVDEAKQELQEVVEFLKEPAKFTMLGARIPKGVLLVGAPGTGKTLLARAVAGEAGVPFFSISGSEFVEMFVGVGASRVRDLFDQAKRNSPCIVFVDEIDAVGRHRGAGLGGSHDEREQTLNQILVEMDGFDTDTKVIVVAATNRPDILDPALLRPGRFDRRVVLDRPDMNGRKAILEVHVRGKPLAEDVDLMELARQTPGFSGADIENLVNEAAILAARRNKKAIGMDELREAVERVIAGPERKSRLISAEEKSIIAHHEAGHALVMHHLPKADPVNKVSIVSRGMALGYTIHLPEDDRYLRSKAKFEDEITGLLAGRAAEELVFGDITTGASNDLEQATKLARAMVTQYGMSEVLGPRTFGQKEELIFLGREIAEQRDYSEEVARQIDIEVKRIIETAYQRAMNILKEHRQKLDELAKRLIEVETIEGPELQALLA, encoded by the coding sequence ATGGTGGGATCGAGTTGGTCTAAGAACGGATTTGTATACCTGTTGATCACACTTGCGGTTATCGCCTTGATTTACTTCAACTTCATCGTGCCGGCTGAAGAGCTGCCTACAGTATCCATCAACAAAGTGGTCAGCTATGTAAAGGCGGGTGTGGTGAAGAAAATTGCCATTTCTGGCGATGACCTGACAATCTGGCTGAGTGAGGATCAACAACCGACCAAATTGCGCTCGCGCAAGGAGGAAGGTGTAAGCCTTACGGAGACGCTCATCAACCTGGGGGTGACGCCAGAGGAATTCGCTGTGGTGGAGATCGTTCCAGAGCGACCGAGCGCCTGGGCGGACATTGTTCCGATGTTAGTGAATTTTTTGCCTGTTCTAGGGCTTGGCCTGATCCTACTCCTCATGTTGCGTCAGGCCCAGAGCGGGAATAACCAAGCGCTGTCCTTTGGCAAAAGCCGTGCGCGGTTATTCACTGGTGACAAACCTACCGTTACTTTCCAGGACGTGGCTGGCGTTGATGAAGCAAAGCAGGAATTGCAGGAAGTGGTTGAATTTCTGAAAGAACCGGCCAAGTTCACCATGCTGGGTGCGCGTATTCCTAAAGGTGTATTGCTAGTGGGTGCACCCGGGACGGGCAAGACGCTACTGGCGCGGGCGGTAGCGGGCGAAGCTGGCGTGCCCTTCTTCAGCATCAGTGGCTCAGAATTTGTCGAGATGTTTGTCGGCGTTGGCGCCAGTCGTGTCCGTGACCTTTTTGACCAGGCCAAGCGGAACAGCCCGTGCATTGTCTTTGTCGATGAGATTGACGCCGTAGGACGGCATCGTGGTGCCGGCTTGGGTGGCAGCCACGATGAGCGCGAACAGACCTTGAACCAGATTCTGGTAGAAATGGATGGCTTTGACACTGACACAAAGGTTATTGTGGTCGCTGCTACAAACCGTCCAGACATATTAGATCCTGCTCTGTTGCGGCCGGGCCGTTTCGATCGGCGTGTCGTGCTGGATCGACCGGATATGAACGGGCGCAAAGCGATCCTGGAAGTGCACGTACGTGGCAAACCGTTGGCCGAGGATGTAGATTTGATGGAACTGGCCAGGCAGACACCAGGATTCTCGGGTGCTGATATAGAGAACTTGGTCAACGAAGCAGCGATCTTGGCTGCGCGGCGCAACAAGAAAGCCATCGGTATGGACGAACTGAGGGAAGCAGTAGAGCGAGTCATTGCCGGGCCAGAACGAAAAAGCCGCCTGATTAGTGCGGAAGAGAAAAGCATCATCGCTCATCATGAGGCAGGCCATGCCCTGGTTATGCATCATTTGCCCAAGGCGGACCCGGTGAACAAAGTCTCGATTGTATCGCGTGGCATGGCCCTGGGATATACCATCCATCTCCCGGAGGATGATCGCTACTTGCGCAGCAAAGCAAAATTTGAGGATGAAATTACAGGATTACTGGCTGGTCGAGCGGCTGAGGAGTTGGTTTTTGGCGATATCACCACGGGTGCCAGCAATGACTTGGAGCAGGCCACCAAGCTGGCACGGGCTATGGTCACCCAGTATGGCATGAGTGAGGTGCTGGGGCCGCGTACTTTCGGACAGAAGGAAGAACTGATTTTCCTCGGACGCGAGATCGCAGAGCAGCGAGACTATAGCGAAGAAGTGGCGCGGCAGATTGACATTGAAGTCAAACGTATCATCGAGACCGCTTACCAGCGTGCGATGAACATCCTGAAAGAGCATCGCCAAAAGCTGGATGAATTGGCAAAACGACTCATCGAGGTTGAGACTATCGAAGGTCCTGAACTCCAGGCGTTGCTGGCTTAG
- a CDS encoding DUF4013 domain-containing protein has product MDWGKSFTYVFDDKEWIQKVLIGGILGLIPIVNLAVVGYALKVLKNVAEGAEQPLPGWDDFGDYFVKGLVISLGALVWASPLIILIMFAGFLSAVTGYDTAEPSRVAAPYVFCIWSMSCLSLVYGLFLGVVLPSAFTHYALSGEFGAFFRFGDIFQYLIANFSNYIIALVLAVVAQFVSGFGVILCCIGVIFTEFWATLVSSHLLGQVYRFRAAPKTPEMEVTV; this is encoded by the coding sequence ATGGATTGGGGCAAATCATTTACATACGTTTTTGATGACAAGGAATGGATCCAAAAAGTGCTCATCGGCGGTATCTTGGGCCTCATTCCCATTGTCAACCTGGCAGTAGTTGGTTATGCGTTGAAGGTTCTGAAGAATGTGGCTGAAGGTGCTGAGCAACCCTTGCCTGGCTGGGATGACTTTGGGGATTACTTCGTCAAAGGTCTCGTGATCTCTTTGGGTGCGCTGGTGTGGGCGAGCCCGTTGATTATCCTGATAATGTTTGCGGGATTCCTCAGCGCAGTAACCGGGTATGACACGGCGGAACCTAGCCGCGTCGCTGCACCATACGTCTTTTGTATCTGGAGCATGAGTTGCCTATCACTGGTATATGGGCTTTTCTTAGGCGTTGTGCTACCCTCGGCTTTCACTCACTATGCTCTCAGCGGCGAATTTGGTGCTTTCTTCCGCTTTGGCGACATATTCCAGTACCTTATAGCAAACTTTAGCAACTATATCATTGCACTTGTTCTCGCTGTAGTTGCGCAATTTGTCTCTGGTTTTGGTGTGATCCTGTGTTGCATTGGTGTGATCTTTACCGAGTTTTGGGCCACGCTGGTCAGTAGCCACCTACTCGGGCAGGTGTACCGCTTCAGAGCAGCACCAAAAACGCCCGAGATGGAGGTAACGGTCTAA
- a CDS encoding inositol-3-phosphate synthase, whose amino-acid sequence MLLAIVSIQRSQNAERSVRTLAKIRVAIIGVGNCASSLVQGVYFYKDAPEDQFVPGLMHVRLGGYHIGDIEFSAAFDIDQNKVGKDLSEAIFTAPNNTYKFCDVPYIGVPVSRGMTHDGLGKYLKQIITKAPGSTADVVGILKETQTDVVVNFLPVGSEMATKWYVEQVLDAGCGFINCIPVFIAREDYWQRRFRERGLPIIGDDIKSQVGATITHRVLTSLFRDRGVRLERTYQLNFGGNTDFYNMLERERLESKKISKTNAVTSMLDYELDPANVHVGPSDYVPWLTDRKWCYIRMEGTTFGNVPLNLECKLEVWDSPNSAGVVVDAIRCCKLALDRKLSGTLIGPSAYFMKSPPEQYPDDQAKAMVEAFIAGQGQ is encoded by the coding sequence ATGCTCCTGGCTATCGTGAGCATACAACGATCTCAAAACGCAGAAAGGAGTGTGAGAACTTTGGCTAAGATAAGGGTAGCAATTATCGGTGTAGGCAACTGTGCCTCTTCTCTGGTACAAGGCGTGTATTTTTATAAGGATGCTCCTGAGGATCAATTTGTACCGGGCTTGATGCACGTTCGACTAGGCGGGTATCACATTGGGGACATCGAGTTCAGTGCTGCTTTTGACATTGATCAGAACAAGGTAGGGAAAGATCTATCCGAAGCCATTTTCACGGCGCCAAACAATACTTACAAATTCTGCGATGTACCTTACATAGGCGTGCCGGTGTCGCGGGGCATGACGCATGATGGATTGGGAAAGTATCTCAAACAAATTATCACCAAGGCTCCTGGTTCGACTGCTGATGTAGTGGGCATCCTCAAGGAAACGCAGACGGATGTAGTAGTCAATTTCTTGCCCGTAGGCAGCGAAATGGCGACCAAGTGGTATGTCGAACAGGTCCTTGATGCAGGATGTGGTTTTATCAATTGTATTCCTGTCTTTATTGCCCGTGAGGATTATTGGCAAAGGCGATTTAGAGAGCGTGGGCTACCCATAATTGGCGATGACATTAAATCCCAGGTGGGAGCTACCATTACCCATCGCGTTTTGACATCACTTTTCCGGGATCGAGGGGTACGCTTGGAGCGCACCTATCAGCTCAACTTCGGTGGGAACACCGACTTTTACAATATGCTAGAGCGAGAGCGATTGGAATCTAAGAAGATTTCGAAGACGAACGCGGTGACCAGCATGCTGGATTATGAGCTGGACCCAGCCAATGTGCATGTAGGCCCTAGTGACTATGTGCCCTGGTTGACCGACCGCAAATGGTGTTATATTCGCATGGAGGGAACTACCTTTGGCAATGTCCCATTGAATCTGGAATGCAAGCTCGAGGTATGGGACTCGCCTAACTCTGCAGGGGTGGTGGTAGATGCGATCCGCTGCTGTAAGCTGGCATTGGACAGGAAGCTTAGCGGTACTTTGATTGGCCCTTCTGCTTACTTTATGAAATCGCCGCCTGAGCAGTACCCTGATGATCAGGCCAAAGCGATGGTGGAAGCGTTTATCGCAGGGCAGGGTCAATAA